The region CAGTGATGCTGGCATTTTTTGATGCAAATTCCCAATTTCAATGGGTTAATCGCACCTGGGAGCGGATACTGGGTTGGACGTTGGAAGAAGCCAAAGAGCGAGATTTACTGGCTGAATTTTATCCAGATCCAGAGTATCGAAGGCATGTCGCTAACTGCATCCAAACTGCTGATGGTATTTGGGAAGACTTTAGAATCCGCCTGAGAGACGGTACGTTCTTGGATACTGCCTGGGCAAATATTCGTTTATCCAACGGCACTTCAATTGGGATTGGGCAAGATATTAGCGATCGCAAACGAGCAGAAGAGGCAAGACTCCAGGCAGAAAAATTACGTCTGGAACTAAACCTGCTGGAGTCCATTTTGGATAATGTCCCGGCTGGTTACTGGGATGACAATTTTGCCACGGGCGTTAGCTATTGGAGTCCTGGTCTTAAACGCATGTTTGGCTATGAAGATCACGAACTGCCCAATATCCCAGAACTTTGGCGAAGTCTCATTTTTGCTGAAGATTTACCAGGTGTTTTGGAACGGTTTGATCGCCATGTGCAAAGTCGGGGAAAAGTCCCTTACTACAACGAAGTCCGCTGTCGCCACAAAGATGGCTCAACTGTTTGGGTGATTTGCTCAGGGCAAGTCATTGACTGGGATGCGGAAGGTCAACCGTTGCGGATGATTGGGTGCCATGTAAACATTACCAAACAGAAGCAAACAGAAGCCCAACTAAAAAATCTCTCTGATCGTTTGACATTGGCACTCCGATCAGGAGCGATCGGTACTTGGAACTGGGATCTCTGCCGTGAGGTCAATTGGGATGATGGCATGTACAAAATTTATGGGTTGCAACATCTGGGTCGTAACGCTATCTATCAGGATTGGATAGAGCGAGTGCATTCGGATGATCGAGCCAGGGTTGAAGCTGCCTTGCAAGCGGCAGTTCGGGGGGGACGGGATTATGATTTGGAGTTTCGCATTTACCACACTGATGGCGAACTCCGTTGGATCAAGGCAACTGCCCTGGTGCAGCGTGATGCAATGGGCAATGCACTCTGCATGACAGGGATTAACTATGACATTACGGAAGTGAAACAAGCCGAGGCAACCATTCTCCAAACAACCGTTCAATTGCAAGCCTCAAATCGGGAACTGGAAGCATTTGCTTACTCTGTCTCCCATGACCTGAGAGCACCGCTGCGGGCAATCGATGGGTTTAGTCAGGCGTTGCTAGAAGACTATGGCGATCACTTTGACGATGAAGCCAAAGATTACTTCGCCCGCATTCGGCACAATGTTCAACGCATGGGCAACCTGATCGATGACTTGCTCAGTCTGTCTCGTGTTTCCCGATTCGAGATGCAATGTAGGACGGTTAACCTTTCTGAATTGGTGCAAGAGCAGGCACACGAATTACAAATGTCAGATCCACAGCGGCAGGTGGAGTTTGTCATTACTCAGGGCGCGATCGTTGCTGCTGATCCTACCCTGATGCGTGTTGTCATTACCAACCTTCTGGAAAATGCCTGGAAATTTACTAGTCACCATTCCTCTGCTCGGATTGAATTTGGCACAATCAAACGAAATGAGCAGTCCGTTTATTTTGTCCGCGACGATGGAGCAGGCTTTGATATGGCGTATGCGGCTAAACTGTTTGGGGTCTTTCAGCGCTTGCACAATACCCATGAATTTCCGGGGACGGGGATCGGTTTAGCCACCGTTCAACGGATTATTCATCGGCATGGTGGTCAGGTTTGGGCAGAAGGCATGATTGAGCACGGTGCCACAATCTACTTCACAATTCCTGATATATCTCTCGCAGAAAGAATCTAAGCTATGAGTGCTTTGCGTGCGATCGTTCTGGTTGAAGATAACCCTGATGATGAACGCCTTACACTCCGTGCTCTGCGTCGCGGCAGGATCACCAATGAAATTCTTGTAGCTCGAAATGGAGAAGAGGCTTTAAACCTCATTTTTAGTCTGGACCCGCTGCCCTGCGTCACTCTACTCGATCTCAAATTGCCCAAAATCGACGGCTTAGAGGTTTTGCGACAACTCCGAGCCAATGAGCGCACCCGACTGTTACCTATCGTTGTGTTAACCTCTTCCAGTGAAGACCGTGATGTGATTGAGAGCTATAGTTTAGGAGCCAATAGCTATGTCCGGAAGCCTGTTGAAATTGACCGATTTACAGAGGCTATTCGTCAACTAGGGCTGTATTGGGCACTGCTGAATGAACCGTTACCGGGAGGGTTGTAATCCATGAGTACCCCCCTCAAGGTCTTGATGGTTGAAGACTCGGAAGACGATGCGCTGCTGCTACTACGAGAGTTGCGGCAGGCTGGGTTCAGCTTGACTTGGGAACGAGTACAAACAGCGGAAACATTGCAGGCGGCTTTGGCAAAGCAAGCTTGGGATGTCATTATTTCTGATTATCGCTTGCCAGGGTTTGATGCCAGAGGGGCGCTGGAGGTTGTGCAGCAAAGTCAGCTTGATCTGCCATTTATTGTTGTATCGGGAACAATCGGTGAAGAGCAGGCAGTTGCCATGATGAAGGCAGGTGCCCATGATTATTTGATGAAAGGCAATCTTGTTCGATTAGCAGAAGCGGTGCGGCGGGAGGTGCGAGAGGCATTGATTCGAGCAGAGCGCAAACAAGCAGAAATCCGGTTACGGCAAACTGCTGAACGCGAACAGTTGGTGCGAATGGTGACTGAGCGGATTCGGCAATCCCTGAATTTGGATCATATTTTTACGACGACGGTTACTGAGGTGCGCCGGGTGCTAGCGACGAATCGAGTGATTC is a window of Leptolyngbyaceae cyanobacterium JSC-12 DNA encoding:
- a CDS encoding response regulator containing a CheY-like receiver domain and a GGDEF domain (IMG reference gene:2510096566~PFAM: Response regulator receiver domain) → MSALRAIVLVEDNPDDERLTLRALRRGRITNEILVARNGEEALNLIFSLDPLPCVTLLDLKLPKIDGLEVLRQLRANERTRLLPIVVLTSSSEDRDVIESYSLGANSYVRKPVEIDRFTEAIRQLGLYWALLNEPLPGGL